TGTGCGGAATTAGACAAGACATTTGGCTCAGAAATCGACAGGTTTGATGGTGATGAACCGGGAGAGAATGAAGGCCACCAGAATGGTGGCGCACACGAAACAGAAGGCGAACATGTAGAAGCTCTCCTCGGTGAAGATGTCGGAGAAGGCGGGTATATCCTGGTAGATCTTCTCGATCACCGCCAGAGTTCCTTTGTGCTTCCTCACCATCCTGATGGTTACTTCTTCTTCGTTGCCTTCTTTCCCTTGCCGGCGCCTCCTGCAAGCTTCTGTTTCTCCGCCTTGGTCAGGACCTTGTTGGTGATCTCCTCCCGCGGTGCCAAGCTGGACACGTGCTTGTTgcacagctgcagcagctctaGTGTATTCAGGTTATCGCTGTTGAAGCGGATCTCCTTGACTTTGGCTTGTTCTGTGGAGGATGTAATATCAATTAGTGTTTGCTCTTTGGTTGATGCAGTTTTTAAAGGGTTTACTGCATTGCACACGCCTTAAGGAAATCAAATTGGGTTCCTTTTAGGGTAAATGGGTCCAGTGGCCCAGTTTTAATGCAAGAAGTAGACCGCATAGAATTCTCACCTTGCGCTGAATCAATCAGGGCAAACTTGATGTTGGCCGGCTGGCGATCGCAGACGATTTCCGGCTTGACCACGCACTTGGGATTCGTCCCTGCTACCTTGGGTGTGGAGAGCAGGAAGAGGAATTCTCTGTAATTCGAATAGAAACAcatattattgatttttcattgCGATTTCCTTGATTTTCCAGGAGCAGCGACGCCGCCTCAAACTGACGCCGACACCGACTAAAATGTCCACGGAGCGTGAGCTGGCTCCCGGTGGGCCAGCTCAGCTCCATCCGCACACGCTGCCGCTGACTTTTCCGGATCTCCAGATGACCTCCGCCGTGGGCATCATTGGGAAAGTCTACGGTGAGTGTGGCACCCAATCATTTCGCCCAATCACCTTATTAGCCCTCAAAGGATCGGATTTTATGGTGTGAATACTTCGCTGCACCCTTTTGGTTTTCCTGAGTTCCTCTTGCtatgattttctttttacCTTTCGGTTTCGTGAAAATTCTATCAAATGGAGTGGGAAATGGGGGTGTACTGCGCATGTCCCGCTATCGGTATCGGTGGAAAGCGCTTTTCCGACTCACCGTGTGGACTTGACGTTTTCCGCGAATGGATCGAACTGCACGGTTATCCGCTTGACGCCCTTCAAATTCACGCTCTTCAGCTGCTTGCCAATGGCGGATACAATGCCACCGGAGCGCCGCAATGCGCCACTGAAAGGCACAgacattatttatgtttttcttaGCGCCAATGAAAACTCTGCGGTTTTTCCGCACAAAAATTACGACGTAACAAGCACGCTACGTAACAGCTGAGCGGCGATAACGATAGCAAAGCCAAGCACGAAGACCGCCGATAGTTTACCAACACTGGCATTATCGCGTTCAAGCAACCCTGCCTCGCTATGCCCAGTCCGCCGATCGTATAGTCATCTCGCTTACTCGCACGGCCGCGGGCGAGAGTGCTTTGCCCTCATTTAAGTGTGGTTAGAAGTGTACAGCATGCGTCACGCTCACACGTCGCGAGTACAATTTTTGTGTGGACGTCCAGTGTGTGGCTGCTGTGGGAAAAGCTgaagaaaattgcattttttgcatAATGCGCGGCGTGAAAAGCTAACAAAAGTTGTGCTAAATCAAAATTCGATAGTCTGGCCACGGTTTGTGCATAAGAGCGGGCGGCGCGAACGTGTTTGGTGCACAAAAACCACGTCTCGAAAAAGTCAAGAATTCTACGTGCACACATTTTTTGGGCTgccatatataaaaaaaagaaaaacgcaTACAAACGCATTTTCTTGCTGTATATGCGGaggagcacacacacacacacgcagaggCAGACACGCATACAATTGCACTCACGAGATATGCGAGCATAAAGAAGAATTTTTTCTTAGTTGTATTACAAGAGCAttagatacatatataagtatataaatatacatatatacacgcCTAGGTGTGTACATaaaagatacatacatataaaattaaacgaaagctGTGCCTACATTTGTGTTCTTTTCCAATActaaaataacaacaacaa
This sequence is a window from Drosophila teissieri strain GT53w chromosome 2R, Prin_Dtei_1.1, whole genome shotgun sequence. Protein-coding genes within it:
- the LOC122613651 gene encoding uncharacterized protein LOC122613651, whose amino-acid sequence is MVRKHKGTLAVIEKIYQDIPAFSDIFTEESFYMFAFCFVCATILVAFILSRFITIKPVDF
- the LOC122613649 gene encoding uncharacterized protein LOC122613649; amino-acid sequence: MSVPFSGALRRSGGIVSAIGKQLKSVNLKGVKRITVQFDPFAENVKSTREFLFLLSTPKVAGTNPKCVVKPEIVCDRQPANIKFALIDSAQEQAKVKEIRFNSDNLNTLELLQLCNKHVSSLAPREEITNKVLTKAEKQKLAGGAGKGKKATKKK